The Macrobrachium nipponense isolate FS-2020 chromosome 13, ASM1510439v2, whole genome shotgun sequence genome has a window encoding:
- the LOC135225519 gene encoding uncharacterized protein LOC135225519, giving the protein MIQELSVTQIMHSKHDQTHGHIGHHSLYEDAKSRTCSAESDRSFLSDGSENNNSSTCQHSCCREEATTQLHRHNKSKKTTKKAHKKRETIDSDFLTYFICRRP; this is encoded by the exons ATGATCCAGGAATTGTCAGTAACTCAGATCATGCACTCAAAGCATGATCAAACCCATGGCCACATAGGACATCATTCACTCTATG AGGACGCAAAGAGCCGCACCTGTTCAGCCGAGAGCGACCGAAGCTTCCTGAGCGACGGGAGCGAGAACAACAACAGTTCCACCTGTCAACACAGCTGCTGCAGGGAAGAAGCAACGACCCAGCTTCACCGCCACAACAAAAGCAAAAAGACGACAAAGAAAGCTCACAAGAAACGTGAAACGATTGACAGCGATTTCCTAACATACTTCATCTGTCGTCGACCATAA